The DNA sequence CACCGGTCGAGGGCGCCAATCTCAGTCCCGAGGACGTAGCCCCAAGGCGAACACGGCGACCCTCTCCCGGTACCTTCCGGCCCGGGTGTATACCGGAATCGGAAGGCTGGTGGACTTCATACAAGGCGACATGGCGGGGCTCCCTCGGCGCGGACGCGACGGCGCCGGGGAATCTACACCAGGGCCACGGGACGCGGGATGCGCGCCCCGGCTAGGTACGACTCGGCCTCGAACAGGCCCACGTGGAGCCCAGCCGAGGCCGTCATCATCCTCCCGGGATGCGGGAGCGCGTCGACTCAGAGCGCCTTGCGCACCGGATTGGGGCTCTCGCGACACATGGCTGGAATAGCAGAATACGACCATTCACAGGCGCTCTTTTGAAGATAGGCAGGCAGAACCACGCGCACCCAGTCAACGATTGACGGACCGCGCGAGCACAGGAATAATCCACACTCATCCTTCACGGAGCCCGAATGCATCTCGAGCGCTTGCGCTTCAAGGAAATCAATCTCGCGGACCCATTCTTCGACTCACTGAAGGCGGGCTACAAAGAGTTTCCCATCTGGTTCGCCAAGAAAGCAGAAGACTTCGCATACGTCTTCAAGAACCCTCAAGGCACCATCGACGGATTCCTGTACCTCAAGCTCGAGAATGGCCCGGTCTCAGACACGAAGCCCCCGCTCCCATCCGCCCATCGCCTGAAGGTCGGGACGATGAAAATCAACGCTCACGGGACCAAGTTGGGCGAGCGATTCATCAAGAAGATCTTCGACCACGCGGTGTTCGACAAGGTCGAAGAAGTCTATGTGACGGTGTTTTCACACCACAGCCCTCTAATTGGACTTCTAGAACGCTATGGATTTCACGCGGCGGGAACCAAGGAATCCCCAAATGGAACGGAGTTGGTACTTGTAAAGCAGATGAAGGCAGCCCACGCAGACGTGGTACTGGACTATCCTCTCATCCGGCTACACGACAAGCGTGCCTACCTTCTTGCACTCCACCCTCAGTGGCACACGCGACTGCTCCCCGACTCAATCCTGAAGAACGAAGACTCCGACATCGTCCAGGACATCTCTCACACAAACAGTATCCACAAAGTATACTTGGCCGGGATGTTTGGGATGGAGGCACTGAGACGCGGAGATGTCCTCCTGATCTATCGGACATCAGACTACCAGGGCGCGGCACACTATCGCTCCGTCGCGACCTCGGTCTGTGTCGTCGAGGAATATCGCCCGATTCATTCCTTTGAAACACGCGACGAGTTTCTGACCTACTGTCGACCTTACAGTGTATTCGAGGAACAAGAACTCCAGCGTTTCTGGGCTGAAAGGAAGTACCCCCATGTCGTCCGTTTCACCTACAATCTGGCACTAAGGAAGCGGGTCACACGAAAGGTGATGATCGAGGAAGTGGGGCTTGACAGCAGCGCTCGGTGGGGATTCATGTCTCTGACTCATGGGCAGTTCGTGAATATCATTCGAAAGGGACTCACCGATGAAGGTCTTGTTATCTATCAAGCCTGAATACGCGGAGAAGATCCTCGAGGGAAAAAAGCACTACGAGTTTCGTAGAGCTGTTTTCAAGAACCCCGAGGTCAAAACTGTCGTCATCTATGCAACCAAGCCCGTCGGCAAGGTGGTAGGCGAGTTCGATATCGCCGAGGTTCTTTCGGAGTGCCCCAGCGACCTCTGGGCACGCACTTCGAAGCTGGCAGGAATCACTCGTCGCTTCTTCGACCAATACTTCACCGGCCGGAAGACGGCGTACGCCATCAAGGTCCAGAACGTCCGCCGCTACCGCAAGCCCCTGGAACTACAGACCCTCCTCGAAAATGGTGTGCCACCCCAATCGTTCTGCTACCTGCATTCAGCAAGGCAATAGGCGGCAGTGAGCGATTCGGCATCATGTCGACGCCGCGCTCCTCATGAAGCGCAGCGCGCATCCCCCTCGCTCACCACACATCGGACCTTCGTCCAATTGTACGAAGCAGGTACAGGGGGGCGCGGCGCCCCTGTCCGCAAGTAGCTCAGAGCGCCTTGCGCACCGCCTCCAGCGCGGCGTCGTAGTCCGGCTCGTGCGTCATCTCCGGGACGATCTCGCGGAACACCACCTTGCCGTCCCGGTCCACCACGAAGGTGCTGCGCGCCAGCAGGCCCAGCTCCTTCATGTACACGCCATACTTCCGCGCGAACTCCCGGTCCTTGTAGTCCGACAGGACGCTGACGTGGTTGATGCCCTCGGCCGCGCTGAAGCGGTTGAGCGCGAAGGGCAGGTCCAGGCTCACGTACCAGACCTTCACGCCCGGCCCCATCTCCGTCGCCTGCTTGTTGAAGGTGCGCAGCTGGATGGCGCACACCTTCGTGTCCACGCTGGGCGACACGCTCAGCACCACCACGTTGCCCTTCACGTCGGACAGGTGCACCGCGTCACTGGCATTGAGCCCCTTGTAGACGGTGAAGTCCGGGGCGATGTCGCCCTCCTTCACCTCCTGCTCGCCCTCCAGCGTCACCGGCTGTCCGCGGTAGGTGACCCTGTTCTTGAACTCGGCCATGCCTCTCCCCTCTCACGTCACGCGGCCAGCAACGCCGCACCAATGAGGCCGCTGTCGTCGCCGAGCTCCGCGTCGGCGATGAGCAGCCCCTCGCGGGACGTCTGGGACGCCCACGCCCGCACACCCTCCAGCACCCGCCGGCGCATCCCCGGGCAGTGGTTCAACACCCCGCCCCCGAGGATGAGCCTCGCCGGATTCAGCATCGTCACCTGGTTGGCCACCGCCAGCGCCAGGAACCGGGCGGCCCGCTCATACACCTCCCGGGCCTCCGCGTCGCCCGCTTCCGCCGCCTGCTCCAGCACCAGCGGCGTCAGCTTCGCCGGGTCGCCGTGGCACAACGCCGCCAGCCCCGGCGACGTGCCCGCCGCCAGCAGCTCGCGCGCCTGCGCGATGAGGTTGTGGCCGCCGGTGTACGCCTCCAGGCAGCCCTGCTCGCCGCAGCCGCAGCGGCGGCCCCCCGGCACCACCTTGATGTGGCCCAGCTCGCCCGCGACGCCCCCCGCGCCATCCAGCAGCCGGCCCCCGGAGATGATGGCGCTGCCCACGCCGGAGCCCACGAAGACCACCAACAAATCCTGCGCCCCGCGCCCCGCGCCCGCGTGCAGCTCGCCCCAGGCCGCGGCCGACAGGTCGTTCACCACCCGCACGGGCTGCCCCAGGCGCCGGGTGAGCAGGTCGCCCAGCGGCACGTTGCGCCAGCCCAGGTTCGGAGCGACGGACAGCACCCCCGAATCCTTGTGGATCTGCGCGGCGGCGCCGACGCCACACGCGCCCACCACCACGCCCGCCGACTTCACCGCCGCGGACGCCGCCTGGGCGATGGTCTCCACCACGCCGGACGGGCTGCGCTCGCCGAGCGCCACCTTCGACGACGCCAGCATCCTCCCCGCGCCGTCCACCACCGCGGCACGGGCAAACGTCCCACCCAGGTCGATTCCAAGCGTCGGCATGGGAGTGTCCTTTCTCAGACCTTCACCCGGTCCACCAGCTCCGTCACGAGCGCCTCCACGTCCTTCTGACGAGCCTCGTCCTTCAGCGCCCCGTCCGGAGTGAACGCCTCCCCCGCGCGCGCCAGGTGCAGCTGCGTGGGCAGGACCATCGCCCCCACCGCCAGCATCACCTGCCGCAGGTGCGGCTGCATGCGAGCGGTGCCAAAGGGGCCAGGGCTGGCCCCCATGACGGCGGCCCACTTGCCCTGGAACCGCCGGCCCGGGGGGCGAGAGGCCCAGTCGATGGCGTTCTTCAAGCCGCCCGGAATCGACGAGTTGTACTCCGGACTGGAGATGATGAACGCCTGGGCGTTGCCCACGCGCTCGCGCAGGTCCACCACGGAAGGAGGCAGGCCCGCCGCCTCGACGTCGGCGTCGTACAGCGGCAGGTCCTGGGCCTTCAGGTCCAGCACGTCCACCTGCGCGCCCAATTCGCGCGCCTTCTTCACCGCCAGGTCGACGAGCAGCCGGTTGAAGCCGCCCGTGCGCAGGCTGCCGCTGACGGCGAGGATGCGAGGACCGCTCATGCTCACCCTCCGACCTCGCGCTGCACGCGGGCCACGGTGCCCTCGATGAGGGCCTGGATCTCCTTCAGCCGCTCGGGCGTGTTGGCCTCGAAGCGCAGCACCAGGATGGGCTGGGTGTTGGAGGCGCGGATGAGGCCCCAGCCGTCCGGGAACGTCACGCGCACGCCGTCCACGTCGATGATGTCGTGGCCCGCGGCGCGCAGCGTCTCCGTGGCGCGCTTGACCATCTCGAACTTCTTCTCCTCCTTCGTGTCGAAGCGCAGCTCGGGGCTGGCGTAGGTCTTCGGCACGTCGGAGAGCAGCTCGGAGAGCTTCTGGGGTTCGTGGGTGAGGATCTCGAGCAGGCGCGCGGACGAGTACACCGCGTCGTCGAAGCCGAAGTAGCGGTTCTTGAAGAAGATGTGGCCGCTCATCTCGCCGGCCAGCTCCGCGTGCTCCTCCTTCATCTTCGCCTTGATGAGCGAGTGGCCCGCCTTCCACATGACGGGCTTTCCGCCGCGCCTGGCGATGTCGTCGTACAGCGTGTAGCTGCACTTCACCTCGCCGACGATGGCCGCGCCCGGGCTCTCCTTGAGCACGTAGCGGCTGAAGAGGACCATGAGCTGGTCGCCCCAGAGGATGTTGCCCTGGTCGTCGATGACGCCGATGCGGTCGCTGTCACCGTCGTAGGCGATGCCCACCTCGGCCTTCTCGCGCTTCACGGCGGCGATGAGGTCCTGGAGGTTCTCCACCACGGTGGGGTCCGGGTGGTGGTTGGGGAAGGTGGCGTCCATCTCGCAGAACAGAGGGACGACGTCGAAGCCCATGCTCTGGAAGAGGGGCACGGCGATGGCGCCGCCGGTGCCGTTGCCCGCGTCGATGACGATGCGCATCCCCTTGCGGCCCACCTTCACCGTCTGCCGGACGAAGTGGTTGTAGGGGGTGATGATGTCGAACGGGGTGACGGTGCCGGGGGTGGCGTCCACCACGAAGTCGCGCGCCTCGATGAGCTTGCGCAACGCCTGGATTTCGTGGCTGTGGAAGGTCGTCTTGCCCGCGCCAATCTTGAAGCCGTTGTACTCGGGCGGGTTGTGGCTGCCGGTGATCATGGCCAGGCCATCCACCGGCAGGGTGTTGGCGGCGAAGTAGGTCAGCGGCGTGGGCACGACGCCCACGTCGAAGACGTTGAGGCCGGTGGAGGTGAGGCCGGCACACAGCGAGTCGCGGAAGCGGGTGGACGACTCGCGGCAGTCGCGGCCCACGGCGATGTAGCGGCCGCCCTGGCGCCGGATGATGGTGCCCAG is a window from the Myxococcus stipitatus genome containing:
- a CDS encoding N-acetyltransferase; amino-acid sequence: MHLERLRFKEINLADPFFDSLKAGYKEFPIWFAKKAEDFAYVFKNPQGTIDGFLYLKLENGPVSDTKPPLPSAHRLKVGTMKINAHGTKLGERFIKKIFDHAVFDKVEEVYVTVFSHHSPLIGLLERYGFHAAGTKESPNGTELVLVKQMKAAHADVVLDYPLIRLHDKRAYLLALHPQWHTRLLPDSILKNEDSDIVQDISHTNSIHKVYLAGMFGMEALRRGDVLLIYRTSDYQGAAHYRSVATSVCVVEEYRPIHSFETRDEFLTYCRPYSVFEEQELQRFWAERKYPHVVRFTYNLALRKRVTRKVMIEEVGLDSSARWGFMSLTHGQFVNIIRKGLTDEGLVIYQA
- a CDS encoding ASCH domain-containing protein translates to MKVLLSIKPEYAEKILEGKKHYEFRRAVFKNPEVKTVVIYATKPVGKVVGEFDIAEVLSECPSDLWARTSKLAGITRRFFDQYFTGRKTAYAIKVQNVRRYRKPLELQTLLENGVPPQSFCYLHSARQ
- the tpx gene encoding thiol peroxidase yields the protein MAEFKNRVTYRGQPVTLEGEQEVKEGDIAPDFTVYKGLNASDAVHLSDVKGNVVVLSVSPSVDTKVCAIQLRTFNKQATEMGPGVKVWYVSLDLPFALNRFSAAEGINHVSVLSDYKDREFARKYGVYMKELGLLARSTFVVDRDGKVVFREIVPEMTHEPDYDAALEAVRKAL
- a CDS encoding ROK family protein; translation: MPTLGIDLGGTFARAAVVDGAGRMLASSKVALGERSPSGVVETIAQAASAAVKSAGVVVGACGVGAAAQIHKDSGVLSVAPNLGWRNVPLGDLLTRRLGQPVRVVNDLSAAAWGELHAGAGRGAQDLLVVFVGSGVGSAIISGGRLLDGAGGVAGELGHIKVVPGGRRCGCGEQGCLEAYTGGHNLIAQARELLAAGTSPGLAALCHGDPAKLTPLVLEQAAEAGDAEAREVYERAARFLALAVANQVTMLNPARLILGGGVLNHCPGMRRRVLEGVRAWASQTSREGLLIADAELGDDSGLIGAALLAA
- a CDS encoding phosphomannomutase/phosphoglucomutase — its product is MNAHIFREYDIRGLVDKDLTAEVVELLGKGLGTIIRRQGGRYIAVGRDCRESSTRFRDSLCAGLTSTGLNVFDVGVVPTPLTYFAANTLPVDGLAMITGSHNPPEYNGFKIGAGKTTFHSHEIQALRKLIEARDFVVDATPGTVTPFDIITPYNHFVRQTVKVGRKGMRIVIDAGNGTGGAIAVPLFQSMGFDVVPLFCEMDATFPNHHPDPTVVENLQDLIAAVKREKAEVGIAYDGDSDRIGVIDDQGNILWGDQLMVLFSRYVLKESPGAAIVGEVKCSYTLYDDIARRGGKPVMWKAGHSLIKAKMKEEHAELAGEMSGHIFFKNRYFGFDDAVYSSARLLEILTHEPQKLSELLSDVPKTYASPELRFDTKEEKKFEMVKRATETLRAAGHDIIDVDGVRVTFPDGWGLIRASNTQPILVLRFEANTPERLKEIQALIEGTVARVQREVGG
- a CDS encoding NADPH-dependent FMN reductase, with translation MSGPRILAVSGSLRTGGFNRLLVDLAVKKARELGAQVDVLDLKAQDLPLYDADVEAAGLPPSVVDLRERVGNAQAFIISSPEYNSSIPGGLKNAIDWASRPPGRRFQGKWAAVMGASPGPFGTARMQPHLRQVMLAVGAMVLPTQLHLARAGEAFTPDGALKDEARQKDVEALVTELVDRVKV